DNA sequence from the Cronobacter turicensis z3032 genome:
TTTCGTAAAATTGCAGGGCTGTATTGCCATCAGATGCGGCACGAATCCTGGCTGCATCTGAACCTTTATAGTCTTCCAGCGAAGGCCTAAACCCCGCCGTACATCCACTTAACAACGTTACTATTATTCCCGTAATGACAAGTTTCCCATACATGCGCATCTCCTTACGTTTCTGTCGCTCCTGTTTTTATCGGTCTATCGGGTTTAAATCTTTAACGTGTATTAAGCCAGCCATCCGGGGATAATTTGTCTTTGGTCTACCTGCCTGACTCCTGAACAACGTCCGCTTCTGGCACAGAGCGGACGATATTGAGACTCTACCGCTCCCCGCGCTGTCTGGAAGAGGACTATCCGCCCGGTGTTACGTATGTTGTTCTTAAGCCCGGAGTGGTGAGCCCTTATCACTGGGCGACGCGGTGGGAAAGTTGTGTCGTATTTTTGACGTAACTGCACGGCACGCGATGCTTCGAAACGACGCCGGGAGCGATGTGAATCTACGTCCTTCTTTACCCGTAGCTGCTTATTTTCACTGTGGTGCATCAGGATTGAAAATCGCGCTCTGTTCAGTGGCCCGGCGCATTGAAATTTATAGCGCTGTAAGAATGACCGTTTCTATTTTCTCAGGGGTCGTAAACGGGGCAAAACGTCTGAGCGGTTTGCCGTCGCGTCCGATCAAAAACTTAGTGAAGTTCCATTTGATTCGTCCACCTAACACGCCGGGTAATTCGTCTTTCAGGTAACGAAACACCGGGTGCGTAGCGGTGCCGTTGACCTCCACTTTCTCGAACATGGGGAAGCTCACACCGTAGTTGATATGACAGGTCTGCGCGATTTCATCGGCACCGCCGGGTTCCTGATGACCGAACTGGTTGCAGGGGAAACCAAGCACAACCAGACCCCGGGCGGCGTACTGCTTATACAGCGCTTCAAGGCCCGCGTATTGTGGCGTAAAGCCGCAATGGCTGGCGGTATTAACCACCAGAATCAGCTTGCCAGCGTAGTCGGCCATAGAGATGAGCTCGCCGCGCAGGCTGGTGGCAGTCAGTTGATGAAAGGGGGTCATGACGGGCTCCTCAATGCAGAATCAATGTGATGTCGACAGTGCCACGTAGCGCATTGCAGCAGGGGCATACAGCGTATGTCTGGCGAGATAATAGCGCATCCTTCATTAGCCGGGATACGCGCGCCGGTTTTTCTGCCACCGGCGCGCGGTACCTCAACGAATGCCGTTTACGCCGTCAAGCCGCCATCAATGACCAGTTCCGCGCCGCTGACGTAAGCGCTTTCGTCCGACGCAAGAAACAGCGCTGCGGCCGCCACTTCGTCCGGGTTGCCAAGACGCCCGGCCGGGATACGCGCGTTCATCATTTGCCTGAATTCGTCGCTTACTTTATCAAACATCGGCGTCTCCGTGGGGCCGGGGCTCAGGGTGTTGACCCTGATGCCGCGCGGCGCCAGCTCCGCGTTCCACGAGCGGGCATACGAGCGAACCGCGGCTTTGGTGGCAGAATAAGTGCCATAACCGGCATTAGCCATGGAGCCTGCGATCGAGCCGAGCAGCACGATCGCGCCCCCATCGCTCATATGCCGGACCGCGCGCTGCGCCGTTAACACCATGGCGCGCACGTTGAGGCCGAAGGCGCGGTCGAGATGCTCCTCCGTGGTCTCTTCCAGGCTCGCAGGCTCGGACAAGCCAGACGAGTACACCAGAACGTCGAGGCGCCCGGCTTTTGCCTGAAGCGTGTCAAAGAGGCGGGCGATATCGTCGGTTTGAGTGAGATCGCATGGTATCGCGTCGATCCGACCGCCAATAGCGGCAACGGCGTCGGCGAGCTGCGCGTCGCGTCGGGCGGTGATAAACACATGGGCGCCTTCCTGCACAAAACGGCGCGCGATCGCAAGCCCGATACCGCTATTGCCGCCTGTTACCAGGACGGTCTTTCCTTCAAGTTTCAACATGGCTACTCCGGACAGGGGGTGGAAGCCAGATGATACATTTTGTATATTTAGGGTCAATTACGCACCTGATGTACACCAGATATAGAGAAGGTAACCACATGTCGACGGATATCGCTGCCCAACTGGCCGAAATCAACAGCACCCGCCCTGTCCTGGAGCAAGTGGCCAACAAATGGTCGGTGCTGATCCTGACCGTACTGTGCACCCAGCCCGCGCGCTTTAAC
Encoded proteins:
- the gpo gene encoding Glutathione peroxidase; translated protein: MEEPVMTPFHQLTATSLRGELISMADYAGKLILVVNTASHCGFTPQYAGLEALYKQYAARGLVVLGFPCNQFGHQEPGGADEIAQTCHINYGVSFPMFEKVEVNGTATHPVFRYLKDELPGVLGGRIKWNFTKFLIGRDGKPLRRFAPFTTPEKIETVILTAL
- the ykvO gene encoding Uncharacterized oxidoreductase ykvO, with translation MTLNIQNVSSGFHPLSGVAMLKLEGKTVLVTGGNSGIGLAIARRFVQEGAHVFITARRDAQLADAVAAIGGRIDAIPCDLTQTDDIARLFDTLQAKAGRLDVLVYSSGLSEPASLEETTEEHLDRAFGLNVRAMVLTAQRAVRHMSDGGAIVLLGSIAGSMANAGYGTYSATKAAVRSYARSWNAELAPRGIRVNTLSPGPTETPMFDKVSDEFRQMMNARIPAGRLGNPDEVAAAALFLASDESAYVSGAELVIDGGLTA